AACTATTAGCATACTCAATATATACATCTCTTCAATTGgcaaacttatctcaaggaagcAATAGTTTCGTTAGAAATAACTATTAATGATCAGTTTTTAAGGAGGAATGAGAAAGAATAAGGAAAAGGGAGGAATATTGTATGAGGACAATAACCAGAAGCACAGagttaagtaaaaaataaactatgGCACAAATCATACAATAGAAGAGCATgtccaaaattttcatttagatGATAATTACTTGCATGAAGCCACATAACCAGATTATGATGTGATTTAGGCCTGAGTCCTGAAAAACTTCTCAGTGCAGTACTTTATCTCCATTAGTGGAACTTCAGGATGCTTGTCACAGCTGTGGATGGAAAGGAAAACATACTTCTGGATTCTCATTGCTTTTGCACATTGTATAAGAGAAACTTTTCCTTCCCAGTCTAcctaaacagaaaaaaaaaaaaaaaaaggattagatATGGCCAAACAATCCATCATACAGCACTGTTTGCAACACATGAAAACTTCTCAAACGTCAGAGGAGAggactttcttttttatattctgGGACAATTTATTGAAAGGAAATCATCACACACTTGTTCCCCTATTTGTCTGGTATTTTTCAAAGATGCTAGAACACAGCACTGGTAGCATTTTGGATTACACTTCCTTGGAACACGCATGGTACTCAAGACTTTCCCTCCGTTTGGTGGAATTACTGGaatctctttaatgattttaacATCTTTTGAAAGAAGGAGATAAATTGGTCCACATCAAAGATTTCAGCAAACTCACTGCAGCAAACACCAGATTAAATGAGTTTGACAgcctatatatattttctaatttaCTTATCAAACATTGGGCTTGAAACTAATTATAATTTACTTACCAAACATTACAACAAACCTGGTATCCTTCCAAAAAGATTTCCAATCCAGTTGGGGAACAACAAGAGTAGTATTCAATATGTAAGCTGCAACAACAGCATCTGTTATCTGCAGCAAGTAAGGTaaaaatcaaaaactgattCAACAAAATACCCATCAAATCATGGCCCATTATATCTCTGGATTCATTCTTGAACACTGAAAACAACAACTATTCATTCAAAACCATGATTCTCAGAAAGTTACATGTAAACAGGGTTTCACTAATTTCACTTACCAACcaagataatatttttcatcatttattaaaaaaaagtcaaaattggAAATTTAGAACCAgtcaaaaacaaatctaattgACACAGCAAACACCGCCAACACAAAGATGAAGTACTACTACTGTACAACATGAATTGCACGGGAAAAACTTATCACAAACTAATACAAAACTCTTATCTTCGATTCATTTCTTAATATTTTAGCTGCAATGAGCTGCCCAAGTCAAGCCAAAGTCCCCATTTAACACCAGAAGAACCGTAAAAATCAATTAAGTAAATGACAAAGCCTAATATTTTAATCCTTTGAATCTAATCACAGGATCCTACATAAAATTTCTTAACAATCACACCAAAGTTAGACTAATTCAAACCTAAAAGCCTACATCGAAATCAAATTCGGCAACTGAATCTtatactaataataaataaataaaagatttaaaaaattaaaaaactcacCCCTGTTCTTTGTTGATTCAAGCCTCCACTAGTATCAATCAACAAGTACCGATTTGGAATCGTTTTCACATTAGCCCCTGCAGAATCAAAAACCCAGAAGAAAAAAGCAGTCTTTAGAATAAGAATGGAAAACGAAGAATGGAAAACGAAGATTCAAACCCCATCAAATGTAAATATAGAATAATCATCATAAGCTTGAGGAAAAGATAACAAAGTCATCTAATCGGATACCTTAAGTGCAGTAACAAGTTTTTCAGGTTCAATAAGTGCAATTTTCCCCAGAATCCTGGTATTCTGCTTCAACATTACTAACACCTTCTTCACTTTCAAAGTGGATAAATAGTAATTTAAGAATCTTCTCATCACCAGAATCCTGGTATTCTGCTTTATCTGATTGTCTTAATATGACCTGCAAGATGGGAATGggataaagaaatttaaaacacTGTATAGGATAATATCCAGCTCTAAGATAGAATGCTAATTTGAAAGCACACACCTCCTTCAAAGTGAAGCAGAAGATATTGTTTCTTCTGCTGATTATCAATCTGGTCCAAGATAAAGGCAAACACTCATATAGATAACCAACAGCAATATTGCAGAGAGCATAGGAGGCGGCTGCAGAAGTTCCACGATCATACTTGAATCTCAAAGAGAAGGTTACCAACGACTGTTCCATGGTTTACAATCAGCTTCcctaagagaaaaaataaaataacctaaCTAACAGAACATGGGCTgtcaattaaatataataaatttgtttaaacAAGTTGAAGCAAAGATTTGTCACAATATAAAGGCAAGAAAATGTCAATTATAGAACCCAACCTCTTGAGATTTCATGATTAGTCTTGATTTGCAATTGTTGAGGGCTGAGGCCAATTATGAATCAATGTGGTATACGTAATTTCATCTAAAGATACTCCTCCATCGGACATTTGATTGCACACTTCAAATGCTTCATCTATCTTCCTTTCTTCGCAAAACCCATTTGTCAAGGCATTATATGTGACAGCATCAGGGAGAATTCCCCTTTCTACCATATCATGTAAAAGCTTAgttgcttcttctgtttttccCAATTTACAATACCCATCAATCATGACAGTGTAGGTAATTTTATTAGGATGTATGTTACACGAAGACATTTCCAGCAAGACACTCCGAACTTTATCCATCAGACCAAGCTTACAATAACCGCCAATTAGTGCAGTATAACAAACAACATTTGGCAGCAAACCTTCCTTTCTCATTTCATCAAGAAGGTCTTTTGCATCCTCAATACAACCAATGTTGCACATTCCATGTATAAGAGAAGAATATGTGTTACAAGTAGGTGGAATGCCCTTGCTTTTCATGTCATCACGAAGTTTAAATGCAGCAGTCATATTCCCATTTCTACAGTATGCTCTTATTAGTGTATTATAAACAATAATATTTAGCTCCATGTTTTTATTAACCAACTCATTGAATAGGTTTTCACCCTCTTCAATTCTATTCGCCTTACAATATCCATCTATCATGACCCCATATGTATACACATTGGGAACCATACCATTTCTATTGCAGTCATCCCAAAGCTTTACTGCATCATCCACTTTACCAATGTTACACAACCCATGTATTAGCAAATTGTAAGTATGGGTGTCTGGCGTAATTTGTCTCTTAGCCATCTCCTCCCTAAGCTTAAAAGCTTCCTCCACTTTCCCCTGTCTGCAACACCCTAAGATAAGTGTGTTATATGTGATCCTATCCAATACCAAACCCCTCTCCAGCATCTCCTTGAGCAGTTTAACAGCCTCTTGCATGTTTCCCGCTTCACAAAGTCCATGAATTAGAGCATTTGAGGTCACTGTATTGGCTGCCAAACCTTTATTCAATAGCCTAAACCAAAGTTCTACTGCTTCTGAATGCTTTCCATCCTTACAAAGTTCAACAACCAATGTGGTGAGCAACCCATCACTGGGTCTGACGTTTCTTGTTAGCATCTCCTCAGTGAATTGTAGTGCAGACTCAAGCCTAGACTTCATACATAATCCCTTTATGACTGCCGTATAAGTAACCTGGCTTACATTTAACCCTCTTAATAACATTTCCCCTAAAATATGCTCAGCACGTTCTATTTCATTACTCTTGCAAAAACCCTGTGTAAGAGAATTAAGAGTGACAGAATTAGGCATTATCCCCTTAAATACCATATCATCCCTTATCTTCAATGCCTCACTAATATTTCCTGTTTTACAATACCCATCAATCAGTGTGTTATATACAATCTCATTCGGGACAAAACCCTTGTCCAACATTTCTTTCAAAACACAATTCGCTTCATCAAATTTCTCCAGCCTCACGAAACCATTAATAAGTACACTATATGTTATAAGACTAGGTTTCACATTGTTTCTTAGCATCCTTTCTTTGAAGTGGAATGCTTCATCTAATCTCCCATTCTTACATAGCCCGTGAATAATACTATTGTACGTAACAACATTTGGAACAATACCCACCTCCTCCATTTTCAAGAACAACCCAATCCCATCCTCAACCTTCCCACCCTTACAAAACGCATTAATAGCAGTACTAAACAAGTAAACATCAGGAGAAACTCCTTGACAAGTCATTTCAAACACTTCATAACTCTTTGAAAGCTCATTCCCCTTCACCAAAGAACTCAACaaaaaattgcaagttttaATAGACGGAAACATACCCTTTCTAGCCAATAAGCAAAACACATCAACACCAAAATCCAGATTTTTAAACTGGGTACAATAAACATGTACCAGCAAATCCGAGACCTGAACCCCAAGAGCCCGCTCAGGCGGCGTGGTCGAGTTAAAATCTGCCATCAAAGTGGCAATCTCAATATGTAGTAGGTTCTTTGTGTTAGCATAGGATAAAACAGGCATTTTCCCATCAATCAAACGAATCAAAAGCAATCTTGCAGGCGAAACCAAGTTGGATAGAATAAGCAAACGAATCAGAATGCAATAAGATCTCAAAGTAAAGCGAAAGTTAAAAGATTGAGAcgcaaaataaaagaaattgagaGTGGTTTTGGGGTTGGGTTTGGCA
This portion of the Castanea sativa cultivar Marrone di Chiusa Pesio chromosome 7, ASM4071231v1 genome encodes:
- the LOC142642275 gene encoding uncharacterized protein LOC142642275, producing MDLRRLCTITKPTPIFYPITRPLTCVTSTSSASNNNQNQPQPQPPLPPLELESDPPKPPNQSLLNWVSSILSNPSLDSSKCKSLIPHLSPHHFDTIFFSVALINSNAKPNPKTTLNFFYFASQSFNFRFTLRSYCILIRLLILSNLVSPARLLLIRLIDGKMPVLSYANTKNLLHIEIATLMADFNSTTPPERALGVQVSDLLVHVYCTQFKNLDFGVDVFCLLARKGMFPSIKTCNFLLSSLVKGNELSKSYEVFEMTCQGVSPDVYLFSTAINAFCKGGKVEDGIGLFLKMEEVGIVPNVVTYNSIIHGLCKNGRLDEAFHFKERMLRNNVKPSLITYSVLINGFVRLEKFDEANCVLKEMLDKGFVPNEIVYNTLIDGYCKTGNISEALKIRDDMVFKGIMPNSVTLNSLTQGFCKSNEIERAEHILGEMLLRGLNVSQVTYTAVIKGLCMKSRLESALQFTEEMLTRNVRPSDGLLTTLVVELCKDGKHSEAVELWFRLLNKGLAANTVTSNALIHGLCEAGNMQEAVKLLKEMLERGLVLDRITYNTLILGCCRQGKVEEAFKLREEMAKRQITPDTHTYNLLIHGLCNIGKVDDAVKLWDDCNRNGMVPNVYTYGVMIDGYCKANRIEEGENLFNELVNKNMELNIIVYNTLIRAYCRNGNMTAAFKLRDDMKSKGIPPTCNTYSSLIHGMCNIGCIEDAKDLLDEMRKEGLLPNVVCYTALIGGYCKLGLMDKVRSVLLEMSSCNIHPNKITYTVMIDGYCKLGKTEEATKLLHDMVERGILPDAVTYNALTNGFCEERKIDEAFEVCNQMSDGGVSLDEITYTTLIHNWPQPSTIANQD